In the Chroococcidiopsis sp. SAG 2025 genome, one interval contains:
- a CDS encoding alpha/beta hydrolase codes for MKTIQFNTQQSLVSIAADSVQLQGDIVIPVDAQGVVLFAYGSGNSRHSPGNRYTAEIFRQAKLATLLVDLVTPEEAAIDLRTKHFDVELLAARLVGVTDWLRKSSDVGDLGLGYFGVDVGSAAIVLAATQRAADVGAIVSRSGRLDLAGSALAWVQAPTLLIVGEHDFPGIGINQDALAQLHTQKQLQIIPQASHLFTEPGTLEAVARSASQWFQFYLKLAK; via the coding sequence ATGAAAACAATACAATTCAATACTCAACAGAGCCTAGTCTCGATCGCGGCTGACTCGGTGCAACTACAAGGAGACATAGTAATCCCTGTAGATGCCCAAGGAGTCGTGCTATTTGCTTACGGCAGTGGTAATAGCCGTCATAGTCCTGGCAACCGCTATACTGCTGAGATTTTCCGTCAGGCGAAACTAGCAACTTTACTAGTTGACCTGGTGACACCGGAAGAAGCAGCGATTGACCTGCGGACAAAACACTTCGACGTTGAATTGCTGGCGGCGCGACTGGTAGGAGTGACAGATTGGTTGCGAAAATCTTCAGATGTTGGAGATCTGGGGTTGGGTTATTTTGGTGTTGATGTAGGTAGTGCGGCGATCGTGTTGGCGGCGACGCAACGAGCAGCAGATGTAGGCGCGATCGTCTCGCGTAGTGGGCGTTTAGATTTGGCGGGTTCGGCACTAGCTTGGGTTCAGGCTCCCACCCTGCTAATTGTCGGCGAGCATGACTTCCCAGGAATTGGCATCAATCAGGATGCGCTGGCACAACTCCATACTCAAAAACAGTTACAGATTATCCCTCAAGCCAGCCACTTGTTTACAGAACCAGGCACGCTCGAAGCAGTGGCACGCTCGGCAAGTCAATGGTTTCAGTTCTATCTCAAACTAGCCAAGTAA
- a CDS encoding glycogen/starch/alpha-glucan phosphorylase, whose amino-acid sequence MPPTDRQQLEPSHNKYRNGTKRHIRRTEHVEVQVEDDRTGMSVETLKRAFADNLYYLIAKDEYWANLQNYYMALAYTVRDRLLHRWIQTTKTYFAQDVKAVFYLSAEFLMGRQLGNNLIIVGFYEQARQAVEESGLDLYDLREQEEEPGLGNGGLGRLAACFLDSLATLEIPAVGYGIRYEFGIFDQSIQDGWQVEHPDNWLRFGNPWEIPRLDYRVEVKFGGRTETYVDQNGRVRVRWIGERTIYGTPYDTPVPGYGNNTVNTLRLWSARASLEFNFQVFNAGDYTHAVADKIFSENISKVLYPNDNTAQGRELRLEQQYFFVSCSLQDIIVFYQQNHDNFDCFHEKVAIQLNDTHPSIGIAELIRLLVDEHNLDWDKAWHITQNTFAYTNHTLLAEALERWSVSLFGRLLPRHLEIIYEINQRFLQEVWQRCPGDMGRVARLSLIEEGSEKYVRMANLACLGSHKVNGVSQLHTNLLKHQLMQDFDALYPDRFNNITNGITPRRWILLCNPKLALLLTNRIGKGWIKDLEKLRQIESLADNAEFCDRWQQIKQENKHDLAEYILQFNRTEVNANSLFDVQVKRLHEYKRQILNVLHIITLYNRMKKNPSGEILPRTFIFAGKAAPGYSMAKLIIKLITSVADVVNNDSDVGDRLKVVFLVDYNVSLAQRIIPAADLSEQISTAGKEASGTGNMKLSMNGALTVGTLDGANIEIREAVGAENFFLFGLTVEEVMQLKTTGYHPWDYYHHNTELRDAIDRIASGYFSPSNPDLFRPIVESLLMKDEYLVLADYQAYIECQERVGRAYRDTENWARMSILNVARMGRFSSDRTIQEYCQEIWQVEPVPIELEEYHPSHAGLKVKKLM is encoded by the coding sequence ATGCCACCAACCGATCGCCAGCAGCTTGAGCCAAGTCATAATAAATATCGCAATGGGACTAAAAGACACATCCGACGCACGGAACACGTCGAAGTCCAGGTAGAAGACGATCGCACTGGCATGAGTGTAGAAACTCTCAAACGTGCCTTTGCCGATAACCTTTATTACTTGATTGCAAAAGACGAGTATTGGGCTAACTTGCAAAATTATTATATGGCACTGGCTTATACAGTGCGCGATCGCTTATTGCACCGCTGGATTCAAACCACAAAAACCTATTTTGCCCAAGATGTGAAAGCCGTCTTTTACCTCTCGGCAGAGTTTCTCATGGGTAGGCAATTGGGCAACAACCTGATTATCGTCGGATTCTACGAGCAAGCGCGGCAAGCTGTAGAGGAATCGGGTTTAGACCTGTACGATTTGAGGGAACAGGAAGAGGAACCTGGCTTAGGGAATGGCGGACTGGGTAGGCTAGCTGCTTGTTTTTTAGACTCGCTGGCAACGTTAGAAATCCCTGCTGTCGGATATGGTATTCGCTACGAGTTTGGCATTTTCGACCAATCGATTCAGGATGGCTGGCAGGTAGAACACCCCGATAATTGGTTGCGTTTTGGCAATCCTTGGGAAATTCCCCGCCTCGATTATCGGGTGGAAGTTAAGTTTGGCGGACGGACTGAGACATATGTTGACCAAAATGGTCGCGTTCGCGTTCGCTGGATTGGGGAACGCACCATATATGGTACGCCTTACGATACGCCCGTCCCAGGTTATGGTAACAACACGGTGAATACATTGCGGCTTTGGAGTGCGCGAGCCAGTCTTGAGTTTAACTTCCAAGTCTTTAACGCTGGAGATTACACCCATGCTGTTGCCGATAAAATTTTTTCTGAAAATATTTCTAAAGTGCTTTATCCCAACGATAATACTGCCCAAGGGCGAGAATTGCGTTTAGAACAGCAGTATTTTTTTGTTTCTTGTTCGCTGCAAGATATTATTGTTTTCTACCAACAAAATCACGATAACTTTGACTGCTTTCACGAAAAAGTCGCTATCCAGTTGAATGATACGCACCCATCTATAGGTATTGCCGAACTGATACGGCTACTAGTAGACGAACACAATTTGGATTGGGACAAAGCGTGGCACATTACTCAAAATACTTTTGCTTACACCAACCATACTCTACTCGCAGAAGCACTAGAACGCTGGTCGGTCAGCTTATTCGGTCGTCTGTTACCCAGGCATCTAGAAATTATCTATGAAATTAATCAGCGTTTCCTCCAAGAGGTCTGGCAGCGTTGTCCTGGCGACATGGGACGAGTGGCGCGGCTGTCATTGATTGAGGAAGGCAGCGAAAAGTACGTGCGGATGGCTAATTTAGCCTGTTTAGGCAGCCATAAAGTTAATGGTGTCTCTCAACTGCATACAAATTTGCTGAAACACCAGTTGATGCAGGATTTCGACGCGCTGTATCCCGATCGATTTAATAATATAACTAACGGCATTACTCCGCGTCGTTGGATTTTACTTTGTAATCCCAAGTTAGCACTACTACTGACAAACCGAATTGGCAAGGGTTGGATTAAAGATTTAGAAAAACTGCGGCAAATAGAATCGCTGGCAGATAATGCTGAGTTTTGCGATCGTTGGCAGCAAATTAAACAGGAAAATAAGCATGACTTGGCAGAGTACATTTTGCAATTCAATCGAACTGAAGTGAATGCAAATTCATTATTTGATGTCCAGGTAAAACGCCTTCACGAATACAAACGCCAAATCTTAAACGTGCTGCATATCATCACGTTGTATAACCGAATGAAAAAAAATCCGAGCGGGGAGATCTTGCCTCGGACTTTCATTTTTGCAGGTAAAGCAGCACCAGGTTATTCAATGGCAAAACTGATTATTAAGTTGATTACTTCAGTAGCAGATGTTGTTAATAATGATTCAGATGTGGGCGATCGCTTAAAAGTCGTATTTTTGGTAGACTATAACGTATCTCTAGCGCAACGCATTATTCCCGCTGCCGATCTTTCCGAGCAAATTTCCACTGCTGGTAAAGAAGCTTCGGGAACGGGCAACATGAAGCTATCGATGAATGGGGCGCTGACTGTTGGGACGCTGGATGGTGCTAATATCGAAATCCGCGAGGCTGTAGGGGCAGAAAACTTTTTCCTCTTCGGTTTAACAGTAGAGGAAGTCATGCAGTTAAAAACTACAGGATATCATCCTTGGGATTATTATCACCATAACACCGAACTGAGAGACGCGATCGATCGGATTGCTTCTGGCTATTTTTCTCCTAGCAACCCTGACTTATTCCGACCGATTGTCGAATCTTTGTTGATGAAAGACGAATATCTGGTTTTGGCAGATTACCAAGCTTATATCGAATGTCAAGAAAGAGTCGGTCGAGCGTATCGAGACACCGAAAATTGGGCGCGGATGTCAATTCTGAATGTAGCTCGGATGGGCAGATTTTCCAGCGATCGCACCATTCAAGAATACTGCCAAGAAATCTGGCAAGTTGAGCCAGTGCCAATTGAACTGGAAGAGTACCACCCCAGCCATGCTGGTTTGAAGGTGAAAAAACTAATGTAA